From a region of the Procambarus clarkii isolate CNS0578487 chromosome 18, FALCON_Pclarkii_2.0, whole genome shotgun sequence genome:
- the LOC138366007 gene encoding uncharacterized protein, with amino-acid sequence MKGTRRQEHMKGTRRQEQMKGTRRQEHMKGTRRQEHMKGTRRQEQMKGTRRQEHMKGTRRQEHMKGTRRQEHMKGTRRQEHMKGTRRQEHMKGTRRQEQMKGTRRQEHMKGTRRQEHMKGTRRQEHMKGTRRQEQMKGTRRQEHMKGTRRQEHMKGTRRQEHMKGTRRQEHMKGTRRQEHMKGTRRQEHMKGTRRQEHMKGEGIVNDQTDLPSTTAH; translated from the coding sequence ATGAAGGGCACGAGGCGACAGGAACACATGAAGGGCACGAGGCGACAGGAACAGATGAAGGGCACGAGGCGACAGGAACACATGAAGGGCACGAGGCGACAGGAACACATGAAGGGCACGAGGCGACAGGAACAGATGAAGGGCACGAGGCGACAGGAACACATGAAGGGCACGAGGCGACAGGAACACATGAAGGGCACGAGGCGACAGGAACACATGAAGGGCACGAGGCGACAGGAACACATGAAGGGCACGAGGCGACAGGAACACATGAAGGGCACGAGGCGACAGGAACAGATGAAGGGCACGAGGCGACAGGAACACATGAAGGGCACGAGGCGACAGGAACACATGAAGGGCACGAGGCGACAGGAACACATGAAGGGCACGAGGCGACAGGAACAGATGAAGGGCACGAGGCGACAGGAACACATGAAGGGCACGAGGCGACAGGAACACATGAAGGGCACGAGGCGACAGGAACACATGAAGGGCACGAGGCGACAGGAACACATGAAGGGCACGAGGCGACAGGAACACATGAAGGGCACGAGGCGACAGGAACACATGAAGGGCACGAGGCGACAGGAACACATGAAGGGCGAAGGTATTGTGAACGACCAAACGGACCTTCCCTCAACcactgcacattaa